The sequence below is a genomic window from Halostella salina.
TCCGGTACTCGCCGAACACCGTCAACGCGCGCTTCTCGGTTGCGTCGACGATCTCGACCATGCTGTACACGGTCACCACGGCAAGCACCAGGAACAGCAACGCCACGACCGTCAGCGTCGGTGTCACCTGGAGGATGGTGTGATACCACATAATCTTCCCTTAGGGCAGTGACGTAAAAAGCGTTCCCGTCCGAACGGCCGATCTACCCCGTCGATTCCGGTTCGGTGTCGGTCTCCTCGTCGGTTGCGCCGGGGTCGTCGACGCCTGTGTCCCCCTCGGCGCGGTCAGTCGCGTCGTCGGTCCGCGCCGCGTCGCTCCCGTCGCCGTCGGGCGCGGCGCGCTCCGCGGGGTCGGTTCGCTCGCGCGCGAGTTCGCGGTCGATGTCGTCGCGGTGGTCGGCTTCGAGCGACTGGACCGTGACGACGTTGCCGCCGCCCGGGTCGACGACGATGACCTCCTCGCCCTCCGGTATCTCGCCGTCGAGGCTCCGGGCCTGGTAGTACGGGTTGAAGCCGGCGTCCTGCAGTTTCACCTGCCCTCCGGTCTCGGTGACGCGCTCCGTGACGCGCCCGACCTTCCCCGAGAGGGAGTCAGAGTCGCTCGTCCGCCCCGACTCCTTCCCGCCGTAGAAGTCGAACTCGCGGTAGATGAACAGCGTCGCCGCGCCGATGACGAACACCAGCCCCGCGAGCACCAGCGGCGTCGCGAGGCTCCCGAGCGCGAGACCGAGCAGCCCGGCCAGGAGCAGCGCCACGCCGAGGACGATGAAGTGTGCACCCGGAGCGAACGCCTCCAGAACGACGAGGACGAACCCGGCGATAGTCAGGAGGAGTGGAAGACTGCCCCCGTCACCGAGGATCTGCAGTAGCGTCGGAGCCATGCTCGGCCCTAGGGCCCGTGACTGATTAACATTTTTGCAGACGGCGCGGCAGCGTTCGCAGGTTGCTCCCGGTCAGGGGGCGAAAACCATCACCACGCGGACGATGATGCCGACCGTCACGAGCGCGCCGAGCACGACGAAGGCGGCGTTCTCCAGCGATGGCGTGCCGGGTTCGATCGCCTCGCGCTCGTCGACGATCCCCTCATCGTCGACCTCGTCCAGTTCGAACTTCCACTCCTCGGCCTCGGCGTCGTCGGGGGATTCGCTCGCCGGGTCGCCGGGCCCTGGGTCGTCGTCGGCCCACCCGTCGGGACCCGGGTCGTCGGTCCCGGTGTCGCGCCCGGACGCGGAGTCGTCAGCCATGTCTCACCGTGGGACCGCCGGACGCAAAAGTTCGCCGGTCCCCCGCACTACGATACGTCGGGCCACACCGCCGCGGTCGCAAGGCCGAGCGCGGCGACGACCCACGTCAGCAGACCGAGAGCGCTCACGACGGGTGATGCCGTCGCAGCAGCGGGCGGCTCCGCGAGCGCGGGCCGGATCGCGAGTTCGAGCACCAGCCCGCGGAAGCCGCTTGCGGGGCTCAGTCCGTTGAGGCCCGCGATCGCGCCCCCGCCGACCACGTCGGCGGAGACGAGCGTGACGAGCAGCAGGTCGATCCCGACCGCGACGGCGAGCAGCACCCCGACGGCGGCGGCGAGCGCCTCGCGCTTCGTCCGCGTCGCCGCCGAGACGGCGAGCGCGAGCGCGGCGACGACGACCGCGTACACCGCGGCGAAGAGCACGAAGCGCGCGTAGACCACGAGCGTGTCCCCGGCGGAGTGGGTCGCAAAGAACGAGGACGTGGGTCCGGTCCCGAGGCTGGCGACGGCCCCGGCAGCGCCGAGGGAGGCCAGCACGACCACCAGCAGGGCGGCCGTGCGGCCGACGAACACGCCGAGCACGTAGTCCGCCCGCGACACGTCGTACGTCCGGATCACGGCCAGTTCGCCCCGCTCGTCGTCGCCGCGCACGGACCGGTAGACGTACGCGAACGCCAGCGTCGGCACCAGCACTTCAACCGGCAACAGCAGGTCGTACGTCAGCGACACGTAGCCGCCGGGAGACCCCCGCGCCACGCCGCCGAGACCGACGACGACCGCGGCGAAGACGGCGGCGACGGCGACGACCGTCCGACTGCGGAGGAGTGTCCTGAGCTCCCGGTCGACGACGGCGAACACGCGGTCGCGTCGCCGCATCACTCGTCACCTCCCGAGCGTGCAGCCCGAACGTCGACCGCTCCACGGGCTTCCCCACCGACCGACGCGGAGAACGCCTCGCGGAGGCTGTCGCTGTCGGTCGCGTCGCACAGCGCCGCCGGCGGCCCGTCGAGGACGAACTCGCCGCCGCCGAGCGCGAGGACGCGGTCGGCGCGCTCTTCGATGGCAGCGAGGTCGTGGGACGCGATGACGACGAGTCGGTCGTCGGCCGCGATCGCCTCGACGACGTCGAAGATGTGGTCGGCGACGTCCGGGTCGAGGCCGCTCGTTGGCTCGTCGAGCACGAGCGCCGGCGGGTCGCCGACGAGCGCCTGGGCGACGCCGAGCAGCCGGGTCATTCCGCCGGAGAGTGCGGTCACGGGGCGGTCCCGCGCGTCGCCGAGGCCGACCCGCTCCAGCAGCGCGTCCGTGTCGACCTCGGCATCGACGAGGCGGGCGTAGAATCCAAGCGTCTCGGCGACGCTGAAGCCCGCCCGGAACCGGGGTTGCTGCGGGAGGTACGCGACCGGACGAGCGGTCCCGGTCGGGCGACCGACCGCGCCCGAGTCCGGCGCGCGGAGGCCGGCGAGCAGTTCGAGCACCGTCGTCTTCCCGGAGCCGTTCGGCCCGACGAGCGCCGTCAGGTCGCCCGCCCGAAGTTCGACCCCGGCGTCGTCGAGCACCGTCACGTCGCCGAAGGCAAACGACGCAGCGTCGAGCGTCAGCGGCGCGTCGGTCGGCGTCTCGGTCATGCGTCCCCCCCCCCGGCCGTCGCGTTGGTCGTCCCGCGGACCGTCGTCAGCACGTCGGGGCGGGCCGGCCGCACTCGCGGCGCCGTGTCGATGACCCCGGTCGAACGCAACCCGGGGACGCTGTCCTCCACGCCGCGTTCGAGGCCGATCGCGGGGGACCGCGCGAGCGTCCACGACCCCGCCGTGTCCTGAAGCAGGCGGTCGACACCGCCCGTAGGCCTGTAGGTTCGATCGTACATCCCGTCGCCGTCCCCGTCCGCGCTCGGCATCGGGCCCCAGTAGTTCCCAGCACCCGTGACGGTCCACACGCGGAGGGGGCCGCGGCCGGCCGTCACGGCCTGTCGATTGTCGACGATGTCGTTGTCGGTGACGAGGTTCGTCGGCAGCCCCGACCCGCTCCGGATCCCGATCCCGTTTGCGACGATCGTGTTGCGCTCGATCAGCGACTGTCTGCCGAGCACGTCGAGGCCGCGACCGTTGTCCGCGAGAACGTTCCCGGCGTAGTAGGAGTTCGACCCCGCGACCGAGAGGCCGATCTCGGAGTCCCGGACGTCGTTCCCGACCACGAGGTTCCCGGTGGGACGCGTCATGATGATGATCCCGGTCCGCTCGTCGCGAACGGTGTTGTTCCGCACGAGGCTGCCGGACGTGTACATCTCGTGGACGCCGAAGCGGCCCCCGGAAAACTCGTTGTCGCGCACGACGATGCCGTCGCTGCGGTGGGTGTAGATGCCGTCACGTCCACCCCGGAACCGGCTGTCCTCGACGACGATCTCGTCGTACATCGCAACCAGACCCATGAACCCCGCCTCGGTGCCGCCGCTCAGGTTCAGGTCCACGTCCCGGATCACCGTGCCTCGACTGTGGAGGACGATGATCCCGGACGCTGGAGTGTCGATGGCGACGTCCTCGACGAGCGAGCGATTCGCCGCGGACAGCGCGACCGCCGCATCCCCGCGGCCGTACGCCAGCTCGACGTTCTCGGACCAGCCGAGGTCCTCGAGCTGGGACTCGTTGAGCTCGGCCCGCCTGCTCCCGACGTCGCCGACTCCGTCTATCCGCAGGTCCACGAGGCCGACGCGGTCGGCGTTGATCCGGACGACGGTCCCGTTCCCGTCGCCGCGGATGTGGGTCGCCGGGCCGACTCCCTCGATGGTCACGGATTTGTTGACCGCGAGGCCGTCGGTCCGATACGTGCCAGCTGGCACCTCGACGGTAGTGTTCGGCGGCGCTTCGGCGACGGCCGCCTCGATCGTCGGCGCATCCCGCCCGACGACGACCGCGGTCGGACGGTCACGGAGCGACCGCGCGGACGCGACGGTGTCGTCCGCCCAGGTCGAGCGGTTCTCGACGGCCGACCGGAACCGCTCCCGCGTCAGCGGGTTCCCGGGGTCGGCTGCCGATGCAACCTCGGACCACGGGACGACCCGACCGCCGTACTCGTCGGCGAACGACTCGGCGGCCGCGCGCTCGGAGAAGGGGACAGCGATCCGTCCGCTCGGGAGGCGCGCACGGCTGTCCACGACGACGAACGTCCCGTCGGCCGGAACGAACCCCGCGTATCGCGTCGTCTGCAGATACCCCTCGTCGGTGAGCGTGGCGTTCGTGTCGGTGTAGTCCGAGACGAAGACGGCCACCGTCCGGCCGAACTGCCGCTGGTGGCCCGTGCGAGACTGCTCGGCGACGTACGACCCGATCCCGTTGAATCCGACCACGTACTCGAAGCCGGAGTAGTACGCCTCGACTCGCGGGACCGACAGCCCGCGCTCGTCGGCCTCCCGGATGTCGGTCCCCGTGAGGCCGAGGTCGTAGGTATCCTCGAACGGTGCGGGTTCGAGCCCCTCGCCACCCGGAACGGGAACGACGAGCGAGTAGCTCAACGCGAGCAACGTGACGGCGAGCAGCACCGTCAGGTCGCGCCCGAGCATCACCGGGTCACATCCCGAGCTCGGCGATCATCGCCGGCGTCACATCGTCGAACGCCGCCAGTTCCCCGCCGTGGTCGGACCGGAACGCCTCCGCGTCGGCGCGGTCCGAGAACGCAATGAGGTCCCGTCCCATCGCGCCGACCACCTCCGAGGCGACGACGAACGTGACCTCTGTCGCGTCCACGAACGCGTCGGCGGTCGTGTGCGTGGAGATGAGCTGCTGGCCGCCATCCGTGCGGACCTCGTAGTCGACGGTCGAGTAGTCGGTGACGTAGAACGCCTCGCGTGTCCAGTCCTCGCGCTCGAAGTCGAACTGGAACGCCTCCCACGTGCTGTCGAACCGCGCCGGGTTGTCGTGCCCGTTTGGCTGCTCGTCGGCGTAAAACACTTCCGTGGTCGGACCGGGATGCCTGGTGATCACCATCCCGCAGACGTCGCACTCGGCGTTCGCTGGCACGTCGACCGCCGCGGGTGCGGCCGCATTGTCGTCGCTCCCGCCCAGACAGCCTGCGATCCCGACTGCCGCGGCCGTACCCGCGATGCCGATCAGCCGTCGGCGCGTCGGTCCATCGTTCCCGCTGTCGGTTCGCCCGTTCGTCCCGTCGTCACAGTAGTCGTGAGTTGTCATTTGCTGGGAGATCCGTGGCCAGCCCTCGCCGCGTCGCGCGTTCGGTGTCCGCTCCCCGATACTGTCGTTTGAACGTAGTGCCGTGTGGAGTAAAGGGATATTGGTGCACGTCTCTAACGGGCTGCGATGGTTCGCTCCGGGGCGTGGTCCGCAACCGTCGACAGTCGACGCGAAACGGACTGGCCCAGACCGTCCGAGGTGGAGCTCACCGTGGCCGATCAGGCTGCCCCGTCGCTCACCGCGGTCGGTCGGCCTGTGCGGCCTCCACGTCGCCCTCGTAGACGACGCCGCGTTCGGCGTCGAGCGTGACGACCGTCCCGTCCGCGGCGTCGAGCGCCGCCCCGCTGATCATCGGGATGCCGAGTTCCCGGGCGACCAGCGCCGGGTAGCCGGTCATCCCGGACGCGGCGTCGACGATACCGCCGAGTTTCTCCGCGTCGCCGTCGAACTCGCCCTCGAACGACTCGTCGAGCGCGAGGATCGCTCCCTCGGGCACGGCCGACAGGTCCCCGTCGGCCGAGCCAGCGACCGGGCCGACGACGCGGCCGACGACGACGCTCCGGCCGGTCACCAGCGTCTCGGCGGCGACGTGGACCTTCAGCATGTTCGTCGTGCTCGCGCCCTCAAGTTCGGTCATCATCCCCGAGAGGACGACGACGGTGTCGCCGCTCTCGGCGACGCCGGCGGACAGCGCCGCGCCGACGGCGTTTTCGATGACGGCGTCGGCCCCCTCGTCGGCCAGCGGCGCGTACTGGGGGTTGACGCCCCACGACAGCGCGAGCTGGCGGCGGACGCGGTCGTTCGGCGTCGACGCGACGACGGGGACCGCGGGCCGGAACTTCGCGGTCTTGAGCGCGGTGTAGCCGGACTCGCTGGCCGCGACGATGGCGTCGGCACCGATGTCCCGCGCGAGGTACCGGGCCGACCGGGCGATCGCGTCGGTGCGGGCGTCCCCGGCCGTCGGCACGCGCTGCTCGCGGAGTTCGGCGTACTCCTCGCTCCGCTCGACCTGCCGGACGATGCGGTCCATCGCCTCGACGACGCGCACCGGGTGGTCGCCGATCGCCGTCTCGCCGGACAGCATCACGCCGTCCGTGCCGTCGATGACGGCGTTGGCCACGTCGGAGGCCTCGGCGCGGGTCGGCCGCCGCGCGGAGACCATCGAGTCGAGCATCTCCGTCGCCGTGATGACCGGCACGCCCGCGTCCCGGCACGTCCGGATGATCCGCTTCTGGATCATCGGCACGTCCTCCATCGGGCACTCGACGCCGAGGTCGCCGCGGGCGACCATCACGCCGTAGGCCGCGTCGACGATCTCCTCCAGGTTCTCGACGGCCCCCGCGCGCTCTATCTTCGCGATGATCGGGATGTCGGCGTCGAGTTCCTCCAGCACCTCGCTGACCTCGTACACGTCGTCGGCGTCGCGGACGAACGAGGCGGCGACGAAGTCGGCGTTCTTCTCGGCGGCGAGTTCGAGGTCCTTCCGGTCGTTCTCCGTGACCACGTCGAGGTTCAGGTCGACGCCGGGGATGTTCACGCCCTTCCGGCCGGGGAGTTCGCCGCCGTCGTCGACGTGTGCGACGACCGCGTCGCCCTCGGTGCGCAGGACGGTGGTCTGGATCCGGCCGTCGTCGAGCAGGATGCGGTCGCCCTCGCCGACGCCCTCGATGGGGAGCGAGAGGCCGACCTCCTCGGAATTCGCGTGGTCGCCCTGCACGAACCGGACCTCGGTGTCCTCTTCGAGGAAGATGGAGTCGTCGAGCGGTGCGGTGCGGATCTCGGGGCCCTGCAGGTCGACCATCGCGGCCAGGGGGTCCTTCGTGGCGTCGTCGACCTCGCGGATGCGGTCGATGACGGCGGCGCGGTCCTCGCGCGAGCCGTGGCTCGCGTTCAGGCGCGCGACGGACATGCCCGCGTCGGCCAGCTCCCGGATGGTCGACCGGGACTCGGAGGCCGGGCCGAGCGTACAGACGATCTTCGCGTTTCTCATGCGTGGCGGTACGCCTGTCCCCGTCAAAAAGTGCGGTGTTCCGCGCGCGACGAACACGGGCCGTTCCCGGCCGATAGCGGGCGTTTCCTACCTGATCTTTGTGCCGGGTTCGGCGTCCTCGTGGGTCGTGAGCAGGTCCGCCTGCTCGCCCGCCGCGAGCACCATCCCGTTGCTCTCGACGCCGAACAGTTCGGCCTGCTCCAGGTTGACGAGGACGACCACGTTCGTCCCGGGGAGCGCGTCCACGTCGTGGAGCTGTTTCAGCCCCGCGACGATCTGGCGGGTCTCCGGGCCAACGTCGACCTCCAGTCGGACGAGTTCGTCCGCGCCCTCGATCCCCTCGGCGGTCTCGATGCGGCCGACGCGCATGTCGAGTTCCTGGAACTCCTCGAACCCGATGCGGTCGTCGGCAAGCGGCTCGATCTCGATGTCGGCGTCGCTCATCTCGCCGTCGGCTTCGTCGGCCTGCCCCTCGTCGCTTTCGGTCGCTTCCGCGACGCGGGCCTCGAGCTTCTCGTTCAGTTCGGCGACGCGCTCGTCCTCGATCCCGTCGAACAGCTCCGTCGGCTCCGCGAACTCGTCGGCCGGCGGTTCGAGCGCCGCCTCGACGGTGGCCTCGCTCACGTCGCCGTCCTCGCCGAGCTGCTCCCAGAGGGCCTGGGCCTTGCCGGGCGTGAACGGCTCCATGAGGACGCCGACGGCCTTGGCGATCTGGACGCAGTCGCGGATCACCTGCGCGGCCTCGTCGGGCGCGTCGTCGACGAGCTTCCAGGGCTCGTTGCGCTGGATGTACTCGTTGCCAAAGCGCGCCAGGTCGACCGCGGCCTCGCTGGCCTCGCGCGGCGAGTAGTCGTTGACCGCCGCGCGGAACTCGTCGACGGCGTCCTCGACACGCTCCCGGACCTCGCCGGAGAGGTCGGCGTCGGGCGTACCGCCGTAGTTCCGGTGGGCAAACAGCATGCTCCGGTACCAGAAGTTGCCGACGGTGCCGACGAGTTCGCCGTTGACGCGGTCCTGGAACTTCTCCCAGGAGAAGTCCACGTCCTGCTGGAACCCGCCGTTGGTCGCGAGGTAGTACCGCAGGAGGTCCTCGTGGAACCCCTCGTCGAGATACTCCCGCGCCCACACGGCGCGGTTCCGCGAGGTGGAGAAGCCGTCGCCGTTCAGCGTCATGAAGCCGCTGGCCATCACCGACCGCGGCTCCTGGTACTCCGCGACGTGGAGCATCGCGGGCCAGAAGATCGTGTGGTGCTGGATGATGTCGCGGCCGATGACGTGGACGATCTCGCCCGACTCCTTCCAGGCCTGCTCCCAGTCGTACTCGTCGCGCCCGACGCGCTCGCTGTACTGCTTGGTCGAGGCGACGTACTCGATGGGCGCGTCGACCCAGACGTACAGCACCAGATCGTCTTCAGCGCGGGACTCCGTCCCGCGGGCCTCCGCGTCCTCGTCGGACGCGGAGACGTCCGGGTAGTCGATCCCCCAGTCGAGGTCGCGGGTGATACACCAGTCCTGCAGGCCGTCTTCGATCCACTGCCGGGGCTGGTTGCGGGCGTTGTCGGTGCCCTCCAGTCGGTCGAGGAAGCCCGAGAGGTAGTCCGACAGCTCCGAGACGCGGAAGAACTTGTGCGTCCGGTCGCGGTACTCCGCCGGGTTGCCGGTGATCGTGCTGACGGGGTCCTCGATCTCGCCGGGTTCGAGGTGGCGGCCACAGCCCTCGTCGCACTCGTCGCCGCGGGCGGTCTCGCCGCAGTACGGGCAGGTCCCCTCGACGTAGCGGTCGGGGAGGGGCTGGTCGTCCTCGGGGTCCCACGCGACCTTGATCTCCTTCTCGTACACGTACCCCGCCTCGTCGAGCTTCTCGACGATGTCGAGGGTCAGCTCCGTGTTCGTCTCGTCGTGGGTGTGGCCGTAGTTGTCGAAGTCGACGGCGAACTCGGGGAACGTCTCGGCGTACTGCTCGTGCCAGTCCAGCGCGAAGTCCTCGGGGTCGACGCCCTCCTGCTCGGCGTTGACGACGATCGGCGTGCCGTGCATGTCCGACCCGCTGACGAAGGCGGTCTCCTGGCCGAGCTTTTCGAGGGAGCGCGCAAAGGCGTCGCCCCCGACGTACGTCCGCAGGTGGCCGATGTGCAGGTCGCCGTTGGCGTACGGCAGCCCGCAGGTCACCACCGCGGGGTCCTCGGTGGGGAAGTCCTCGTGGCTCATGCTATGCTCTCTTGCCGGTGCGGGTGTAAAGCCCGCGGATCTCGGTCGTGTACATCGGTGCGTGGTCGCGTCGGCGTCGCTGTGCGGGCGGTGCGTTCGTGGCCGCGGGTTTCAGCGCCGCGCGACGGCCGCATGACCGGCCCGGGCGCGACGGTCCTCCCGACTGGTCCTGCCGCTACGGGCGCATAGAACGAGCGCGGCGACCGTCGGTTCGGAACACGGGGCGAGGTTGGCCGAGCGCGAGGATAAGCGCTTCGGAGCCGGGGACCGCGCTACAGGCCGAGCACGGAGATACCGAGCCCGATCCCGCCCATGGTGAGGAGCAGGCGGCCGACGCTCCCGGCGAAGGTAGCCGCAGCGAACCGGTAGTAGTCGCGTTCCAGCACCGCGAACGCGTAGATGGAGATGGTGTCGGGGAAGCCAGGGACACAGAGCGCGAGGGCGAGCCCCGCATAGCCGTACTCGCGGGCGAGTTCGACCGTCCGGTTCTCCGACCACGACACCACGTCGAACCGGGAGTTCCGGAGCGCGCGGATCACCGGTCCCGACTGTTTGGCCTCCTGTCCGATGTGGAACGCGAACACGCTCCCGGCCGCCTTGCCGATGCCGCTCGTGAGGAGGATCAGCGCGAAGTCGACGCTCTGGGGGAGACCGAACCCCATCCCGGCGTACCCCGGGAAGAGAACGACCTCGCTCGGCAACGGGAGGATAAAGGCGATCAGAAACGAGTAGACGAGGATCAACACGAGCCCGCTCACGCCGGTCGCCGTCTCGACGGCCGCGCGGAAGGCGCTGAAGTCCGGGCCGAACAATTCGGCCGCGATGCTCGAAGCGGGGAGGGCTGGGCCGAACAGCTGGGCCGCGACGCCCGCCACGGTCCCCATCGCGTCGGCCGGCGCGTGAGGGACTGGTCCGGTCACGGTCGAACCGTTGACCCTCGCATCCTAAGTGTTGACGTTTCGTCGCGGCCGGACCGAGTCGACGTCAGCGACGAACGACTCCAGCATCGTCCGCGTGACGTGGGGCATGCAGACGATCCGGAGCTCGTCGTCGCCGGTTCGCGAGATCCGCCAGCCTGCGTCGCGGAGCGCCTCGAACTCCCGCTCGGGCACGTCCGCCGCGACGAGGGGGAGCGTCGGCTCGACCACGTCGTAGCCGCGGTCGGTGAGCGCGGCGGCCAGCCACTCGGCGTCGGCCTGCGCGCGCTCGTACCCCTCGCGGTAGCCGTCGGGCCACAGTTCGTCTATCGCGGCCGCCGCGCTCGCGACGCCCGCCCCGCTCCGGGTCCCCGTCAGCGTCGCCTGACCGGTCGACTCCAGATACGGCGTGTCGACCGCGAGCGCGTCGAGCAGCGACTCGTCGCGGACGAGGAAGCCGCCGGCGGGGATCGCCGCCTGCCCGACCTTGTGGGGGTCTATCGTCATCGTGTCCACGGGGGCGTCCGCGAAGCTCCACTCGCGGTCGGTGAAGGGGAGGAAGAAGCCGCCCCAGGCGGCGTCGACGTGGAACAGGGCGTCGT
It includes:
- a CDS encoding NfeD family protein, which produces MAPTLLQILGDGGSLPLLLTIAGFVLVVLEAFAPGAHFIVLGVALLLAGLLGLALGSLATPLVLAGLVFVIGAATLFIYREFDFYGGKESGRTSDSDSLSGKVGRVTERVTETGGQVKLQDAGFNPYYQARSLDGEIPEGEEVIVVDPGGGNVVTVQSLEADHRDDIDRELARERTDPAERAAPDGDGSDAARTDDATDRAEGDTGVDDPGATDEETDTEPESTG
- a CDS encoding DUF7312 domain-containing protein encodes the protein MADDSASGRDTGTDDPGPDGWADDDPGPGDPASESPDDAEAEEWKFELDEVDDEGIVDEREAIEPGTPSLENAAFVVLGALVTVGIIVRVVMVFAP
- a CDS encoding ABC transporter permease subunit — protein: MRRRDRVFAVVDRELRTLLRSRTVVAVAAVFAAVVVGLGGVARGSPGGYVSLTYDLLLPVEVLVPTLAFAYVYRSVRGDDERGELAVIRTYDVSRADYVLGVFVGRTAALLVVVLASLGAAGAVASLGTGPTSSFFATHSAGDTLVVYARFVLFAAVYAVVVAALALAVSAATRTKREALAAAVGVLLAVAVGIDLLLVTLVSADVVGGGAIAGLNGLSPASGFRGLVLELAIRPALAEPPAAATASPVVSALGLLTWVVAALGLATAAVWPDVS
- a CDS encoding ABC transporter ATP-binding protein, coding for MTETPTDAPLTLDAASFAFGDVTVLDDAGVELRAGDLTALVGPNGSGKTTVLELLAGLRAPDSGAVGRPTGTARPVAYLPQQPRFRAGFSVAETLGFYARLVDAEVDTDALLERVGLGDARDRPVTALSGGMTRLLGVAQALVGDPPALVLDEPTSGLDPDVADHIFDVVEAIAADDRLVVIASHDLAAIEERADRVLALGGGEFVLDGPPAALCDATDSDSLREAFSASVGGEARGAVDVRAARSGGDE
- a CDS encoding NosD domain-containing protein, whose translation is MLGRDLTVLLAVTLLALSYSLVVPVPGGEGLEPAPFEDTYDLGLTGTDIREADERGLSVPRVEAYYSGFEYVVGFNGIGSYVAEQSRTGHQRQFGRTVAVFVSDYTDTNATLTDEGYLQTTRYAGFVPADGTFVVVDSRARLPSGRIAVPFSERAAAESFADEYGGRVVPWSEVASAADPGNPLTRERFRSAVENRSTWADDTVASARSLRDRPTAVVVGRDAPTIEAAVAEAPPNTTVEVPAGTYRTDGLAVNKSVTIEGVGPATHIRGDGNGTVVRINADRVGLVDLRIDGVGDVGSRRAELNESQLEDLGWSENVELAYGRGDAAVALSAANRSLVEDVAIDTPASGIIVLHSRGTVIRDVDLNLSGGTEAGFMGLVAMYDEIVVEDSRFRGGRDGIYTHRSDGIVVRDNEFSGGRFGVHEMYTSGSLVRNNTVRDERTGIIIMTRPTGNLVVGNDVRDSEIGLSVAGSNSYYAGNVLADNGRGLDVLGRQSLIERNTIVANGIGIRSGSGLPTNLVTDNDIVDNRQAVTAGRGPLRVWTVTGAGNYWGPMPSADGDGDGMYDRTYRPTGGVDRLLQDTAGSWTLARSPAIGLERGVEDSVPGLRSTGVIDTAPRVRPARPDVLTTVRGTTNATAGGGDA
- a CDS encoding nitrous oxide reductase accessory protein NosL; protein product: MTTHDYCDDGTNGRTDSGNDGPTRRRLIGIAGTAAAVGIAGCLGGSDDNAAAPAAVDVPANAECDVCGMVITRHPGPTTEVFYADEQPNGHDNPARFDSTWEAFQFDFEREDWTREAFYVTDYSTVDYEVRTDGGQQLISTHTTADAFVDATEVTFVVASEVVGAMGRDLIAFSDRADAEAFRSDHGGELAAFDDVTPAMIAELGM
- the pyk gene encoding pyruvate kinase, translating into MRNAKIVCTLGPASESRSTIRELADAGMSVARLNASHGSREDRAAVIDRIREVDDATKDPLAAMVDLQGPEIRTAPLDDSIFLEEDTEVRFVQGDHANSEEVGLSLPIEGVGEGDRILLDDGRIQTTVLRTEGDAVVAHVDDGGELPGRKGVNIPGVDLNLDVVTENDRKDLELAAEKNADFVAASFVRDADDVYEVSEVLEELDADIPIIAKIERAGAVENLEEIVDAAYGVMVARGDLGVECPMEDVPMIQKRIIRTCRDAGVPVITATEMLDSMVSARRPTRAEASDVANAVIDGTDGVMLSGETAIGDHPVRVVEAMDRIVRQVERSEEYAELREQRVPTAGDARTDAIARSARYLARDIGADAIVAASESGYTALKTAKFRPAVPVVASTPNDRVRRQLALSWGVNPQYAPLADEGADAVIENAVGAALSAGVAESGDTVVVLSGMMTELEGASTTNMLKVHVAAETLVTGRSVVVGRVVGPVAGSADGDLSAVPEGAILALDESFEGEFDGDAEKLGGIVDAASGMTGYPALVARELGIPMISGAALDAADGTVVTLDAERGVVYEGDVEAAQADRPR
- the metG gene encoding methionine--tRNA ligase is translated as MSHEDFPTEDPAVVTCGLPYANGDLHIGHLRTYVGGDAFARSLEKLGQETAFVSGSDMHGTPIVVNAEQEGVDPEDFALDWHEQYAETFPEFAVDFDNYGHTHDETNTELTLDIVEKLDEAGYVYEKEIKVAWDPEDDQPLPDRYVEGTCPYCGETARGDECDEGCGRHLEPGEIEDPVSTITGNPAEYRDRTHKFFRVSELSDYLSGFLDRLEGTDNARNQPRQWIEDGLQDWCITRDLDWGIDYPDVSASDEDAEARGTESRAEDDLVLYVWVDAPIEYVASTKQYSERVGRDEYDWEQAWKESGEIVHVIGRDIIQHHTIFWPAMLHVAEYQEPRSVMASGFMTLNGDGFSTSRNRAVWAREYLDEGFHEDLLRYYLATNGGFQQDVDFSWEKFQDRVNGELVGTVGNFWYRSMLFAHRNYGGTPDADLSGEVRERVEDAVDEFRAAVNDYSPREASEAAVDLARFGNEYIQRNEPWKLVDDAPDEAAQVIRDCVQIAKAVGVLMEPFTPGKAQALWEQLGEDGDVSEATVEAALEPPADEFAEPTELFDGIEDERVAELNEKLEARVAEATESDEGQADEADGEMSDADIEIEPLADDRIGFEEFQELDMRVGRIETAEGIEGADELVRLEVDVGPETRQIVAGLKQLHDVDALPGTNVVVLVNLEQAELFGVESNGMVLAAGEQADLLTTHEDAEPGTKIR
- a CDS encoding YqaA family protein, which gives rise to MGTVAGVAAQLFGPALPASSIAAELFGPDFSAFRAAVETATGVSGLVLILVYSFLIAFILPLPSEVVLFPGYAGMGFGLPQSVDFALILLTSGIGKAAGSVFAFHIGQEAKQSGPVIRALRNSRFDVVSWSENRTVELAREYGYAGLALALCVPGFPDTISIYAFAVLERDYYRFAAATFAGSVGRLLLTMGGIGLGISVLGL
- the mfnA gene encoding tyrosine decarboxylase MfnA; this encodes MRAEPQDFGRVLSSMCTEPHPAAREAAERFLATNPGDPGTYEAVADLEERVVDDLGAIVGLDDPVGYVASGGTEANIQAVRAARNLADAANPNVVAPESVHFSFRKAAGVLDVDLRLAPLSDDYRADVDAVRELADDDTALVVGVAGTTEYGRVDPIPELGAVARDHDALFHVDAAWGGFFLPFTDREWSFADAPVDTMTIDPHKVGQAAIPAGGFLVRDESLLDALAVDTPYLESTGQATLTGTRSGAGVASAAAAIDELWPDGYREGYERAQADAEWLAAALTDRGYDVVEPTLPLVAADVPEREFEALRDAGWRISRTGDDELRIVCMPHVTRTMLESFVADVDSVRPRRNVNT